A region from the Bacillota bacterium genome encodes:
- the fliG gene encoding flagellar motor switch protein FliG, with protein sequence MITDASALTGKQKAAIIMVTLGPELSAQVFRHLNEEHMEQLTLEIANLRRISPDVRRVVAEEFYQLCVARQYILEGGLDYARQLLERALGTSKAIEVLSRLSVSLGTAPFDFVRNIDPKQLLSFIENEHPQTIALVIAHLKAEQAASVLSGLPADLRADVAMRVATMDRTAPEVVRDVGKLLEERMASLGSEGFKAAGGVKTLVQVLNKVDRGTEKSILEQFEERNPELAEEVKRLMFVFEDIIFLDDRSIQAVLREVDTKDLALALKAVSGEVQEKIFKNMSERAASMLKEDMEYMGPVRLRVVEDAQQKIVNIIRKLEAAGEITIARGTREDEILV encoded by the coding sequence ATGATAACAGATGCGTCCGCGCTTACGGGGAAGCAGAAAGCAGCAATAATCATGGTCACACTGGGGCCCGAGCTCTCGGCCCAGGTGTTCAGGCATCTCAATGAGGAGCATATGGAGCAGCTCACCCTCGAGATCGCCAACCTGAGGAGGATATCTCCTGATGTGAGGAGGGTAGTCGCAGAAGAGTTTTACCAGCTCTGCGTGGCCAGGCAGTACATCCTGGAGGGCGGGCTCGATTACGCCCGGCAGCTCCTGGAGAGGGCGCTCGGCACCTCCAAAGCGATTGAGGTGTTGTCCCGGCTCTCGGTATCGCTGGGGACGGCCCCCTTCGACTTTGTGCGCAATATCGATCCAAAGCAGCTCTTGAGCTTCATTGAGAATGAGCATCCCCAGACCATAGCGCTCGTTATTGCCCACCTCAAGGCTGAGCAGGCTGCGTCCGTCCTCTCGGGCCTTCCGGCGGACCTGAGGGCGGATGTGGCGATGCGCGTGGCCACGATGGATAGGACGGCGCCCGAGGTCGTGCGCGACGTGGGCAAGCTCCTGGAGGAGCGAATGGCCTCCCTCGGGAGCGAGGGCTTCAAGGCGGCCGGCGGCGTCAAGACGCTGGTGCAGGTTCTCAACAAGGTGGACCGGGGAACGGAGAAGAGCATCCTCGAGCAGTTCGAGGAGAGGAATCCCGAGCTCGCCGAGGAGGTCAAGCGCCTCATGTTTGTATTCGAGGACATTATCTTCCTCGACGACCGGTCGATCCAGGCGGTCTTGCGCGAGGTCGATACAAAGGACCTCGCCCTGGCCTTGAAGGCCGTGAGCGGGGAGGTCCAGGAGAAGATATTCAAGAACATGTCGGAGCGGGCGGCCTCTATGCTGAAAGAGGACATGGAATACATGGGCCCTGTCAGGCTCAGGGTTGTCGAGGACGCCCAGCAGAAGATAGTAAACATTATCCGCAAGCTCGAGGCTGCTGGCGAGATCACCATCGCCAGGGGGACGAGGGAGGACGAAATCCTTGTCTAG
- the fliF gene encoding flagellar M-ring protein FliF — protein sequence MMAVTEGNIQSAAAASPAAPATPAEPGTPAGTRFSFMSRMSRGQKIAAGAGGVLIIVAVALLLLNRAPGPRFVPLYTSLSTQDAAAIVSKLKETKIPYQLDDGGATIRVPDKDVYDLRLSLAEQGLPQGGGVGFEIFDRTSFGVTEFTQKVNYLRALQGELARTIAEMSEVDQARVHLVIPEQRLYEEKQQDATASVLLKLVPGATLTRRQVQGIVRLVASSVEGLKPENVTVLDIHGNILSNTGTGEDLALAALTTTQLEAKKAIEKDMESRLQSMLDRVLGPMKAVARVNADINFDKQESSSEIYEPGPNGQGIVRNSKKSEETVKITGGAAGAVPGVTSNVPTGGLGGIPTYQAVGPVGSEDRRKTEEITNYEITKRVEHTVKAPVELRKLSVAVMVDSSLQPAQVDAVRQAIAAAAGIDPARGDSLTVASVPFDTSWLDQERKAMELEAAAAARRAAGKGLAAALSSSLSYLIAGLILLILVTATLVILRRRRALAGATAGEEEFSGLEFMPQVAATAPQPEAEEEPEEAPEEQVARLARSQPENVARVIETLIEEGKK from the coding sequence ATGATGGCTGTGACAGAGGGGAATATACAATCTGCCGCGGCCGCTTCACCCGCCGCGCCTGCTACACCCGCTGAACCCGGGACTCCTGCAGGCACCAGGTTTTCCTTCATGAGCAGAATGTCCAGGGGACAGAAGATCGCGGCCGGCGCCGGCGGAGTCTTGATCATCGTAGCAGTTGCATTGCTCCTGCTCAACAGGGCGCCGGGCCCCCGGTTCGTCCCCCTCTATACGAGCCTCAGCACCCAGGATGCCGCGGCCATAGTGTCCAAGTTAAAGGAAACGAAGATCCCGTACCAGCTTGACGATGGCGGCGCGACGATCAGGGTGCCGGACAAGGATGTATATGACTTGAGGCTCAGCCTCGCCGAGCAGGGACTGCCCCAGGGGGGCGGCGTCGGTTTTGAGATATTTGATAGGACGAGTTTTGGGGTTACGGAGTTTACCCAGAAAGTCAATTACCTCAGGGCCCTCCAGGGGGAGCTCGCCCGCACTATAGCGGAGATGTCCGAGGTCGATCAGGCAAGGGTGCACCTGGTCATCCCCGAGCAGCGCCTTTATGAGGAGAAGCAACAGGATGCCACCGCGTCCGTGCTGCTGAAGCTTGTGCCGGGTGCCACCCTCACGAGGAGGCAGGTACAGGGCATTGTCAGGCTCGTGGCGAGCAGCGTCGAGGGGCTGAAGCCTGAGAATGTGACGGTGCTGGATATACACGGGAATATCCTCTCAAATACCGGCACCGGCGAGGATCTTGCCCTCGCGGCGCTGACCACCACCCAGCTGGAGGCCAAGAAGGCCATTGAAAAGGACATGGAATCCCGGCTGCAGAGCATGCTCGACCGCGTCCTTGGGCCCATGAAAGCTGTAGCGCGGGTTAATGCTGATATCAATTTTGACAAACAGGAATCGAGCAGCGAAATATATGAGCCGGGCCCAAACGGCCAGGGGATTGTAAGAAACAGCAAGAAAAGCGAAGAGACTGTAAAGATAACAGGTGGCGCCGCCGGAGCGGTTCCCGGCGTTACGTCAAATGTCCCCACAGGCGGCCTGGGGGGCATTCCCACTTACCAGGCCGTCGGCCCCGTGGGCTCTGAGGACCGTCGCAAGACCGAGGAGATAACGAACTATGAGATAACAAAGAGGGTTGAACATACAGTCAAGGCGCCTGTGGAGCTGAGGAAGCTCTCCGTGGCGGTTATGGTTGATAGCTCGCTCCAACCGGCGCAGGTGGATGCGGTGAGGCAGGCGATCGCGGCGGCTGCCGGCATCGACCCGGCCAGGGGGGATTCCCTGACGGTGGCGAGCGTGCCGTTTGATACGTCCTGGCTCGACCAGGAGAGGAAGGCCATGGAGCTCGAGGCTGCTGCAGCCGCCAGGCGGGCGGCGGGCAAGGGCCTTGCCGCGGCGCTCTCTTCAAGCCTCTCATACCTTATAGCCGGGCTTATTCTCCTGATCCTCGTCACGGCCACTCTCGTGATATTGAGGCGCCGGAGGGCGCTGGCGGGGGCGACAGCCGGGGAGGAGGAGTTCAGCGGGCTTGAGTTTATGCCTCAGGTCGCGGCGACTGCGCCCCAGCCAGAAGCCGAGGAGGAGCCCGAGGAAGCTCCTGAAGAGCAGGTTGCGCGCCTTGCTCGTTCGCAACCCGAGAATGTGGCCAGGGTGATCGAGACCCTGATCGAGGAAGGCAAGAAGTGA
- the fliE gene encoding flagellar hook-basal body complex protein FliE: MDYGISQVMGLISPAADAQQLRSQPVPGGGGAGADALVGSFGQVLSNALNQVNALQHRADAMARGVATGEVRDLHQVMIAAQEAGLAFELTMQIRNKIVDAYQEIMRMQV; the protein is encoded by the coding sequence ATGGACTACGGGATATCACAGGTGATGGGCTTGATCAGCCCAGCCGCTGACGCACAACAGCTCAGGTCGCAGCCCGTGCCGGGAGGCGGAGGCGCAGGGGCTGATGCGCTTGTCGGGAGCTTCGGTCAGGTCCTGAGCAACGCGCTGAACCAGGTGAACGCCTTGCAGCACAGGGCGGATGCTATGGCCCGGGGGGTTGCGACGGGCGAGGTTCGCGATCTCCACCAGGTCATGATCGCCGCCCAGGAAGCAGGACTCGCATTCGAGCTGACCATGCAGATCAGGAACAAGATCGTCGACGCCTACCAGGAGATCATGAGGATGCAGGTGTAA
- the flgC gene encoding flagellar basal body rod protein FlgC — translation MGVFSSIMISASGLTAERLRMDVIANNIANANTTRTPAGGPYRRQQVLFSAVAAQYGLDSDRLQVGAGGSGETWATGRDRDAGARGGVVVVGITEDTSPLRMVYDPGHPDADARGYVAMPNVDVIKEMVDMISATRAYEANVTAINALKSMAQKALEIGRA, via the coding sequence ATGGGCGTCTTTTCTTCAATAATGATAAGCGCCTCGGGCCTTACGGCCGAGCGCCTCAGGATGGACGTCATAGCCAATAATATAGCGAATGCCAATACCACCAGGACGCCTGCTGGCGGCCCCTACAGGAGGCAGCAGGTTTTATTCAGCGCCGTGGCAGCACAATACGGGCTTGATAGTGATCGGCTTCAGGTGGGGGCTGGAGGGTCTGGAGAGACCTGGGCGACTGGCCGGGACCGGGACGCCGGGGCCCGGGGTGGGGTTGTCGTAGTGGGCATTACCGAGGACACCTCCCCCCTGAGGATGGTATACGATCCGGGGCATCCTGATGCCGATGCGCGCGGGTACGTCGCCATGCCGAATGTCGATGTCATTAAGGAGATGGTGGACATGATATCGGCGACGCGCGCTTACGAGGCCAACGTAACTGCCATAAATGCGCTAAAGTCTATGGCCCAGAAAGCCCTTGAAATAGGGAGGGCATAG
- the flgB gene encoding flagellar basal body rod protein FlgB, with protein MSNGLFGDITFLALSKALDGLSLRHEVISNNIANVNTPGFKAGEVSFEEALKSALEEGEAALARFRPRVEVAPLAYRVDQNSVDIDREMGKLADNALTYNAVAELISARFRILGMAISEGRR; from the coding sequence ATGAGTAACGGGCTTTTCGGCGATATCACCTTCCTGGCTTTATCAAAGGCCCTCGATGGCCTGTCCCTCAGGCACGAGGTCATATCAAATAATATAGCGAACGTCAACACCCCAGGTTTCAAGGCAGGCGAGGTCAGTTTCGAGGAGGCGCTGAAGTCGGCCCTCGAGGAAGGGGAGGCAGCCCTCGCCAGGTTCCGGCCGCGGGTCGAGGTGGCCCCGCTCGCCTACCGGGTCGACCAGAATAGTGTCGACATCGACCGCGAGATGGGAAAGCTTGCGGATAATGCGCTGACATATAACGCGGTTGCGGAGCTGATTTCGGCCAGGTTCAGGATACTGGGCATGGCTATCAGCGAAGGGAGACGATGA
- a CDS encoding chemotaxis protein CheX, which yields MKVEFVNPFLSAAFNVLQTEVQAKIDRGDLSIEESQFTSKDITVMIGVVGKVRGIVMYSMSEETARNLVGAMLGQPVETFDSMAESAISEIGNVITGGASAELEKAGYACRISPPTLIMGAKTVISTVNIKRLVVPLKTQYGEIEVSIALEEAKSSSSTDLARSTIQIRDAVSALAH from the coding sequence GTGAAGGTGGAATTCGTGAATCCTTTCTTATCCGCAGCATTTAATGTACTGCAGACGGAGGTCCAGGCCAAGATCGACCGGGGCGATCTTTCTATTGAAGAATCGCAGTTTACAAGCAAGGATATCACCGTCATGATCGGGGTTGTTGGAAAGGTCCGGGGCATAGTTATGTATAGCATGTCCGAGGAGACTGCCAGGAACCTCGTGGGCGCGATGTTGGGGCAACCGGTCGAGACCTTTGACAGCATGGCCGAAAGCGCAATCAGCGAGATCGGGAACGTGATCACCGGGGGAGCAAGCGCTGAGCTCGAGAAGGCCGGTTATGCATGCCGCATCTCCCCGCCGACCCTCATCATGGGCGCAAAGACGGTGATTTCGACGGTTAATATCAAGCGTCTCGTAGTCCCGCTCAAGACCCAGTACGGTGAGATAGAGGTGAGCATCGCGCTGGAGGAGGCCAAATCAAGCTCCTCTACTGACCTTGCGAGGAGCACGATCCAGATCCGGGATGCGGTGAGCGCGCTCGCCCATTAG
- a CDS encoding protein-glutamate O-methyltransferase CheR codes for MGFNEFDYFRHKVSAITGVDLNSYKGPLMERRLKTLMSRLGIDSYLAYARLLERDEARREEFKSWFTINVSEFFRNPDKFGELQNVFIPYLLKRSPSLKIWSAGTSNGSEAYSVAIILKEATPFGRHQILATDVDSEILEVARLGVYKERDLVNVSPERLKLFFEPHPDGYRVRETIRRMVTLREQDLLREEFETNLDLILCRNVVIYFTEPAKNEVFHKFSRSLKPGGILFVGATESIINPSQIDLEIVSPFFYRKIGGR; via the coding sequence ATGGGATTCAACGAATTTGATTATTTCCGCCACAAGGTCTCGGCCATCACCGGAGTAGATTTGAATTCTTACAAGGGGCCGTTGATGGAGCGAAGGCTCAAGACCTTGATGAGCAGGCTGGGGATCGACAGCTACCTGGCATATGCCAGGCTCCTGGAGCGGGACGAGGCCCGGCGTGAAGAGTTCAAGAGCTGGTTTACGATAAATGTCTCGGAGTTCTTTAGGAATCCTGATAAGTTCGGGGAACTGCAAAACGTCTTCATCCCTTACCTCCTGAAGAGGAGCCCGAGCTTGAAGATATGGAGCGCGGGCACATCAAATGGGAGCGAGGCGTATTCCGTGGCCATAATTCTCAAGGAGGCAACCCCGTTCGGGAGGCATCAAATCCTAGCGACTGATGTCGACAGCGAGATCTTGGAGGTGGCTCGCCTTGGTGTATACAAGGAGCGGGACTTGGTCAACGTGAGCCCTGAGCGGCTCAAGCTATTCTTTGAACCACACCCCGATGGCTATCGCGTCAGGGAAACCATCAGGAGGATGGTTACCCTCCGGGAGCAGGATCTCCTCAGGGAGGAGTTTGAAACAAACCTGGATTTGATTCTATGCCGTAATGTGGTGATCTATTTCACGGAGCCGGCAAAAAACGAGGTGTTTCACAAGTTTAGCAGGTCGCTGAAGCCCGGGGGTATTCTCTTTGTCGGCGCGACTGAAAGCATAATCAATCCGAGCCAGATCGACCTGGAAATTGTATCACCCTTTTTTTATCGCAAAATCGGAGGCAGGTAG
- a CDS encoding chemotaxis response regulator protein-glutamate methylesterase, whose protein sequence is MGKIRVLVADDSAFMRKVISKMVASDPDMEVVATARDGGDALEKIKVLLPDVVTLDVQMPKVDGLTALKRIMSEVPTPVVMLSSLTQENAETTMEALRLGAVDFVPKPSGTISLDIEKVRDQLLTKIRIARRAKLFPHRMRHFPQTRVPLLKKDAEVGLSALPGSPGGAPGAGMVATPGNPPENLVIIGSSTGGPGALQEIVPRLPGDLDAGVLVVQHMPPGFTRSLAMRLDEISLMDIKEGEDGEPISRGKVIVAPGGLHMVVTPDKTIALNGGPPLHGVRPAIDITLESALPVFGRRIVGVILTGMGMDGARGMAMLKKSGGRTIVQDEETSVVYGMPRAVVEMGNADRVVSLDHVADAIAEAVDGI, encoded by the coding sequence ATGGGAAAGATTAGAGTGCTTGTTGCGGACGATTCCGCTTTTATGCGCAAGGTTATATCTAAGATGGTCGCAAGCGATCCTGATATGGAGGTTGTGGCTACTGCGCGCGACGGGGGCGACGCCCTGGAGAAGATCAAGGTCCTACTCCCGGATGTCGTCACGCTTGATGTCCAGATGCCAAAGGTGGACGGGCTTACGGCTCTGAAGCGCATAATGAGCGAGGTGCCGACGCCCGTTGTGATGCTGAGCAGCCTGACGCAGGAGAACGCTGAGACTACCATGGAGGCCCTGCGGCTTGGAGCGGTCGACTTCGTGCCGAAGCCGTCAGGCACGATCTCCCTCGATATCGAGAAGGTGCGGGACCAGCTCCTAACCAAAATACGCATAGCGCGTCGCGCGAAGTTATTTCCGCACCGGATGCGCCATTTCCCCCAGACTCGAGTCCCGTTATTGAAGAAGGACGCGGAGGTCGGCCTGAGCGCGCTGCCGGGGAGCCCGGGCGGGGCTCCAGGCGCGGGGATGGTGGCCACGCCGGGGAACCCCCCGGAGAATCTCGTGATCATCGGGAGCTCGACAGGAGGGCCCGGGGCGTTACAAGAGATAGTTCCCCGCCTCCCGGGCGACCTCGATGCCGGGGTGCTGGTGGTCCAGCATATGCCACCGGGTTTTACCAGGTCCCTCGCTATGCGGCTTGATGAAATCTCGCTCATGGACATCAAAGAGGGAGAGGACGGGGAGCCGATTTCGCGTGGAAAGGTGATTGTGGCACCGGGGGGGCTGCATATGGTCGTGACGCCAGACAAGACCATAGCGCTAAACGGTGGACCTCCACTGCACGGGGTCAGGCCCGCCATCGATATAACCCTCGAGTCCGCTTTGCCCGTGTTTGGGCGCCGCATCGTGGGTGTGATCCTGACGGGGATGGGCATGGATGGAGCCAGGGGCATGGCCATGCTGAAGAAGTCCGGCGGCAGGACGATCGTTCAGGATGAAGAAACCTCGGTAGTGTACGGGATGCCTCGCGCTGTGGTGGAAATGGGGAATGCCGACAGGGTCGTTTCACTGGACCACGTGGCGGACGCCATCGCGGAGGCCGTGGATGGGATCTAG
- a CDS encoding response regulator: protein MGKILVVDDAAFMRMRAVKLLQENGYEVIEATNGAEAVEKYISERPDAVLMDITMPVMDGITAVKEIKKVDNDTKIIMCSALGQQSMVLDAIKAGAKDFVVKPFQPDRILAAVKKFVG from the coding sequence ATGGGCAAGATCCTTGTAGTGGATGATGCAGCTTTTATGCGCATGCGGGCCGTGAAGCTTCTCCAAGAAAACGGTTACGAGGTAATTGAGGCGACTAATGGCGCCGAGGCCGTGGAGAAGTACATAAGCGAGCGCCCTGATGCGGTCTTGATGGATATCACCATGCCAGTTATGGACGGTATAACTGCCGTAAAGGAGATAAAGAAGGTAGATAATGATACCAAGATAATTATGTGCAGCGCTCTTGGCCAGCAGTCGATGGTTCTCGATGCCATAAAGGCTGGCGCAAAGGACTTCGTAGTCAAGCCGTTCCAGCCGGATAGGATTCTCGCAGCTGTCAAGAAATTCGTGGGCTAG
- a CDS encoding chemotaxis protein CheA yields the protein MEFDGNLTPEETKVFLDEAEELLDILERDILRLEDESDNEDLLQEIFRAAHTLKGSAATLGHQRLTALMHAVEGVFDRLRSHRIEVVGGLVDLLFSSLDLMRALVDEVRTGEEAAVELLGVTLARLRQVVERGELSPADGVTVAPAPAALGVQAVGGVPVVAAAPTASGVSGAPVAEVAPVTQAALVAAGPGEYGATVPPGSEEQVMEGESSESVQEQLRQGVKDGYEALRISVELAPDSIMPAVRAYQVILALGENGKVVESSPSLDEIEEERVGNHLEVLFLTQAPREALRQAVVAIPDVTKVDIRRLQVGEGGIIPEPVATRPATAGAPGSEPGSGAAESKSTSAAGAAAGAPGAVAAGGGLRISSSAIRSVRVDVKLLDELMNLVGELVIDRTRLAQILQDLATRGEAADLAEELNLTAGHIGRTTSQLQEEIMKARMLPLDSIFKKFPRMVRDLAQGAGKQVEFIIEGEETELDRSVLQEIGDPLIHLLRNAVDHGIEPPGERVKAGKSPSGTIRLSACHRENQILITVSDDGAGIDPTRVQESAVRKGLISQEAAARLSRDEALELIFLPGLSTARRVSEVSGRGVGMDVVKKNIERVNGSIEIKTEVGKGTTFSIRLPLTLAIVRALLVGIGECTYAIPLSSILEIIKLNSSELHVVKGQEVVALRDRVFPLIRLGESFYGDGCGGADEFIVIVNTGGREVGLTVETLIGEQEVVLKSLGGLIGEVPGIAGATILGDGSVALILDIPGLMRGVPRSETIAV from the coding sequence ATGGAGTTTGATGGGAATTTAACCCCCGAGGAAACTAAGGTATTCCTGGACGAGGCGGAAGAACTCCTTGACATTCTCGAGAGGGATATTTTGCGTCTCGAGGATGAATCCGATAATGAGGATCTCCTCCAGGAGATATTCCGCGCAGCTCACACTCTCAAAGGGTCCGCTGCGACCCTGGGCCACCAGCGTCTCACAGCGCTCATGCACGCTGTCGAGGGGGTGTTTGATAGGCTCAGGAGCCACCGGATCGAGGTGGTGGGGGGCCTTGTCGACCTATTATTCTCGTCGCTCGACCTTATGCGGGCGCTCGTTGACGAGGTGAGGACGGGAGAGGAGGCCGCGGTCGAGCTGCTCGGGGTCACGCTTGCCAGGCTCAGGCAGGTCGTGGAACGTGGAGAGCTCAGCCCTGCGGACGGGGTCACGGTCGCCCCTGCGCCGGCCGCGCTAGGTGTACAAGCTGTAGGAGGGGTACCAGTTGTGGCGGCTGCACCGACTGCATCGGGCGTATCGGGCGCACCGGTCGCGGAGGTTGCGCCGGTTACGCAGGCGGCCCTGGTCGCTGCCGGGCCCGGTGAATACGGTGCGACAGTGCCGCCCGGGTCGGAAGAGCAGGTGATGGAGGGCGAATCCAGCGAGAGCGTCCAGGAGCAGCTGCGCCAGGGGGTTAAGGATGGTTACGAGGCTCTGCGGATCTCCGTGGAGCTCGCTCCTGATAGCATAATGCCAGCGGTCAGGGCATACCAGGTGATCCTCGCCCTGGGCGAGAACGGTAAGGTTGTTGAGTCCAGCCCCAGCCTCGATGAAATCGAGGAAGAGAGGGTCGGCAATCACCTGGAGGTATTATTTCTGACACAGGCCCCGCGTGAGGCCCTACGCCAGGCCGTTGTCGCGATCCCCGATGTTACGAAGGTAGACATTCGCCGCCTCCAGGTGGGCGAGGGGGGCATCATACCCGAACCAGTTGCGACAAGGCCTGCGACGGCGGGCGCACCCGGATCCGAGCCCGGATCCGGGGCAGCGGAGTCGAAATCAACCAGCGCGGCGGGAGCGGCAGCTGGGGCACCGGGAGCGGTTGCGGCGGGCGGCGGTCTCCGGATCTCGTCGTCAGCGATCCGCAGCGTGCGCGTGGACGTGAAGCTGCTTGATGAGCTCATGAACCTGGTCGGTGAGCTCGTAATCGACCGGACGCGGTTAGCTCAAATCCTGCAGGATCTTGCGACCCGGGGGGAGGCTGCTGACCTGGCTGAGGAGTTGAACCTCACCGCGGGCCACATAGGCCGGACGACGAGCCAGCTTCAAGAGGAGATCATGAAGGCCCGGATGCTGCCGCTTGACAGCATCTTCAAGAAGTTCCCGCGCATGGTCCGCGATCTCGCGCAGGGCGCGGGGAAACAGGTGGAGTTCATCATCGAGGGCGAGGAGACCGAGCTCGACAGGTCCGTCCTGCAGGAGATCGGGGACCCCCTGATTCACCTCTTGAGGAATGCTGTCGATCATGGGATTGAGCCGCCCGGGGAGCGCGTTAAGGCGGGCAAGAGCCCATCCGGCACGATAAGGCTTTCGGCTTGCCACAGGGAGAATCAAATCCTAATAACGGTCTCGGATGATGGCGCCGGCATTGATCCCACCCGCGTCCAGGAATCCGCGGTTCGCAAGGGTTTGATCAGCCAGGAGGCTGCGGCCCGTCTGTCAAGGGACGAGGCCCTCGAGCTGATCTTCCTGCCGGGCCTGAGCACGGCCAGGAGGGTGAGCGAGGTTTCGGGCCGAGGCGTCGGGATGGATGTTGTCAAGAAGAATATAGAGCGCGTAAATGGCTCGATCGAGATCAAGACCGAGGTTGGCAAGGGCACGACGTTTAGTATAAGATTGCCGCTTACTCTTGCAATCGTAAGGGCGCTCCTGGTTGGTATCGGCGAATGCACCTATGCGATCCCCCTCTCGTCAATCCTCGAGATCATAAAGCTGAACTCGAGCGAGCTGCATGTGGTCAAGGGCCAGGAGGTTGTGGCCCTGCGCGATAGGGTGTTTCCCCTGATCAGGCTCGGGGAATCCTTCTACGGCGACGGGTGTGGCGGGGCAGATGAGTTCATCGTCATAGTGAATACCGGCGGCAGGGAGGTTGGCCTCACCGTGGAGACCCTCATCGGTGAGCAGGAGGTCGTCTTGAAGAGCCTGGGCGGCCTGATCGGCGAGGTTCCCGGTATAGCAGGCGCCACCATTCTTGGCGATGGGAGCGTCGCCCTCATACTGGACATCCCAGGGCTCATGAGGGGCGTACCCAGGTCTGAAACCATAGCAGTTTGA
- a CDS encoding chemotaxis protein CheW, producing MEAVERQLVVFKLGDEDYGIDISSVREIITVQRITRVPRAPDFIEGIINLRGNVIPVIDLRKRFELPVVEHTRDTRIVVVEIGEHTLGVVVDAVSEVLRIPSDSIEPPSSIVVDVDAQFIEGIARLEERLIILLNMSRLLDKREVDELAEVEEA from the coding sequence ATGGAAGCGGTGGAGAGGCAGCTCGTTGTCTTCAAGCTCGGCGATGAGGATTACGGCATTGATATCAGCAGCGTGCGCGAGATTATTACCGTCCAGCGGATTACGCGGGTCCCGCGGGCGCCCGATTTCATTGAGGGGATAATAAACCTGCGCGGGAACGTCATACCGGTGATCGACCTTCGCAAGCGATTTGAGCTGCCCGTTGTGGAGCACACGAGAGACACGAGGATCGTCGTGGTGGAGATCGGCGAACATACGCTTGGAGTCGTTGTGGATGCAGTCTCGGAGGTGCTCAGGATACCTTCGGATTCCATTGAGCCCCCTTCGTCCATCGTCGTGGATGTTGATGCCCAGTTCATAGAGGGGATCGCGCGACTCGAGGAGAGGCTGATCATCCTTCTCAACATGAGCAGGCTCCTCGATAAAAGGGAAGTTGACGAGCTTGCGGAGGTTGAAGAAGCGTAA